The window GCTATAAGCTGTGAGACAACGTCTGGAGGAGGTATTAGGTTGATGTGTTGTATCAACGATGAAGTTGCACGTTTGCAGTCTATCATCATAAGTTGGGCAACCTGAGACCATCGTTGAGGACAGTGTTAGGAAAAATGTAATAGAGAAACGAAAGCAGGCTTCAATTAAGCTGCTCAATGTGACTTCACTAAGACCTtcatcttccttttccataGACTACCATAATATGAGGAAACAACAAGGTCAACAGAAATTCTTGTTATATCAGAAGAATATTAAATCTCATTGAGTGGGGATGTTTTTTAAACATACCTTTTCACGAATTGAATCATGTAAATTGTGCTTCTCAATGAAATCAAATATGTCCGGCTTCATAGTCTGAAATGATGGAAGGACAAATCAATATGGAATAAAACAGCGGCTCAAAGCATGCTTCTACAGAGCAAAACTTCTTTAATCAAAATCTGCAGCATTTAGTAGCAACAACTAGATGTTTTTATCAAAAAGGCCTGACCCATAAATAGAAACAGCAGTAGCAAATCCTGAATGGGCACTTACATCAGCATAAAGTGAAAAAGCTTTCTCATACTGCCCGTCTATCACGTACAACTCAGCCAACGCCTGATACAGTAAAACAGCATATCTTAGCAAGAAGCATAATttaaactaaaagaaaagacCTTCAGAACTAACCTCTTTGAGAGGATCAGTTGCTGATGAAGTGTTAAGTTGAGATTCTATGGCAGAGATAACAGGCGATGCAGAATATATTACAGGCGGCCAAGATTTAACAGTTGACAGAAGGTCCTTGTGGAAAGACGGATTTGTTGCCAGAGCTACTAAAGCAACCTATATTACAATAACTACTACTAAGActgaatttaaaaaataataataatttactaAGCAAAACCAAATTCAAGCCACTATATGTGCAGACCTCATAAACAGTATCACGTAATCTTGGATTTTCTGTTGGTATATATGGCACCAATACAGGAAGCTGGCGGAGATGAGCAAAATGGAAAACCCATCTGTGTCAAGTAACCAAGCTCAGTaatcaaagatgaaaattcaAGATTACCATCAGTGTTATCGAGTACCTTTCCCATGCTGATGCTGATCCCCTCAATAATTTGGGACATAAAGATGCAGCTTCGGCATACTTTCTTTCCACAATCAGATGGTCGAGATATCTTGTACCTACCTGATAAGGGgtaacaaaagcagaaaaaagaaaaaaaacaacaacaacaacaaaagttCTGTTAATACAATCCTTCAAGTAGGGCTACATTTTGAACATGTGAATAGCTATTCAATTCAATGTCAACAAAATACAAATAAGTACAATGCACAAACTGCAGTAAATTGACCTGAAACACAAGCACAACCCATAGTAAACATCTCCCTATTCCTTTTCTTCAATCTTAGACTTCATTCATAGATCAGAAAAGCCTTTAAACTATCAATACTAGTTTTTAACCTTTAACTTCAATTAAAGAAACAAATATTATGGCTATTTAATCAATAGTTGCAGTAGATTCATCATATTATTCATGATAAACTAAAGAAGCTTCCTTGACAGGAAGGACCAGATGGAACAAAGGAAAGCTACAGTAGTGGGAATCTAAACTCAAGGATGAAGAAAATGAGATATCAAATAGTATGTGATAGCCAACAATACCAACAGATGCACAGAGAGGTTAGACTGCCTATTGGTCCTATCTGAAACAGTTGGTGATAGGTATAATAGAAGGATAGGGGCAACAAAACCCACAAATTCTTAATTGCAAACACTACTTCTCCAACAAATGTTCTATAATCAAACTCGTTAACTGTTTTGTTGTCATAGTAGTCAACTGGTTCTTGCAATACCCAAAAAAAGTCTACCATTTATGAAGAAACAATTACCCAAAAAACTAAAGTGGAGGACAAAAGCACAATGAAACAATTGTTTCTTAAAAATCTATTAAATGAAATCCATTTTCCATGTAGAGTTGCAGTTAATTTggcatgaatatatatatatttaagagTAACATTGGCAAAACATGACATTCCTAAAGGTGTGGAACATATAATGTCAAGATTATTTCATTGTTGACTAAATCACAATAAAAAAAGATAACTCAGAAGACTATGTTGAACCAGTCAGCATAGGACAAGGTTTTGAAGTGTGATATCATCAGAGGAGCAAGGGAGAAACTATTCAAACATAATACCTCATCAAGAAGTTCACTACGACCCTGACCAGCTTCAACAGCAGCCAAGGCTTTTTCATGCCATCCATGTTGAAGAAGCCAAGAAATGTGATCTTCAGTATCCCTGTAACCCACCAATGGAACAAATTTGCAAATTGAGTTGAGTACATCTACATATATAACCCAACAAGCTATCACATACAACCTACAGTATATAATCTAACAGCCCAAGATcaaagcaaagaaaaagaaagaagacatGTAGGAACGGCATCGCACAACACTTGTTTCTAattattctatttcttttccaaaaacaaCCGAGAGTGGGGAGGTAGAGGTGCCATCACATTCGAACTAACAAACAGAATGGTAAGAACAAATCCAAAAGGACTAGCTtgagaaaacaacaaaaataagaacaGTAAGACAATCTCCAGAGGCCTCTATTAAATGATGGCGCTGCTCATAGAATTGACACAATCAATATGTTCCCTGTTCTAAAGTAGTGTTTCAAACAGCGTGATAAAAACAATGCAAAATCCATGACCTCAAGCAACTTATTTGGTTGTTTAATGATGAAAGCTAGTACACGTATAACAATCACTAAAAGGCACTTAGCAACAACCTTATCGGGTCTGTTGGAAATTGCGGGTCTGTTGGAAATTGCAAAAGAACATAACGAATAATTGATCAAAAAAAGAATATTAATATGCTTTTCTTTAGCTATTACAGCAATTAAATGGCAAGCAGATCGATTTATGACTTCTACTTGGAGCTGGAAAAGTCATATAGACTGTGAAAAGAAATTCCATCTCGGAAGCTCAAATAGTTTCTGAAGTCCACTTGACAGATAACCATAGAGAGAAGAAAGCTAATTAGACAATATAAATTCGCTCAACTTTGTTATTTGGTTTGTACGTTGTTAGGCCAATGGCTTGTTACTTTATTTTTGGACTCATTATGAAGCTGTCTTTATGAAACTAATTAAAATTCATCATCAACAGATGGTAACAGGGGCTAAAATTTGTCCATACATGCCAGGATGCTATAGCTGATGGTCTGACAAAGACAAATGCCACAATTACCCGAAGAAACCAAAAAGGTTATTTATGCAACATCTCTTGGTCACCTAATCATAAATACATTATAAAATGTCTTCACATGAAACATGCCCctctaaaatagaaaatgcagACAGAATAGCTTTGTCTTCTTTTCAATCTGGTTGTATACATCAGTTTGATGGATGTTTTGATGTGAAaccattttgaaggaaaaatggtaACATAAACACTAACCTAGGCTTTGCGATAACAACATCCTTTGGGGACACAATATAGTACAATGGTTCATCACCAGCAGCCCATTGACCCCCGGCATAGCTGCTACCTTTGGTCAAAAGCACAAATGTCatctcaattcaaccacaaatttCATAAAAACATATAACATACAAAAATATGGTGCAAGAAAACTAGTCTACAATGTGTATGGCAAATAAAATTTACCTGAGAAAGGAGCATGAGCAAGAGAATAGTCTTTTGCCTTGTAATGTTCATAGCCATGTACAGGTAAAGCATCTGTTGCAAGCTCATCATTATTCCATGTCACAACTCGCACTTCAGGTCTCTGAGCATTTCCCTGATTGTAAAAGTTCAGAAATCTTAGAGAATGCCATGTATCTTGAACAGGATTCTATATCATACGGTTCAAGTCATTTAAGAAGCTTATAACCACATGCCAGAACAAATACTGGAAAGCAGGAAGAAAAGGGGTACAGATGTcattaaaagaaaaacaaaaagcttAAAAGACAAGCAACAAAATGCTTGAGGATTATGCTTCTAAGGATATTTGACATAATAACACAATAACCTGTGCCCTCAGACACTGTTGGCAGAACAGTAAATCAAAACAATGCTAAGGTAATAACATGTTGGCCAATTATTGCTCAAAACAAAACATTGGACAATTATAATTGGTTAGGACCAATCAAATCTTCCAGGATGAAATTAACTTTACAATACTTGACTGTCAGTTAATCCTCTTAAGTGGGTCATACTGTCCATTTTTTAGGACAGAGCACCATGTAATTGACTTATAACTCTGCCACATAACCTTAAGGCATTCCACCAAACAATTTTGTATCCATCATAATTAGTTTCTAGAGTGCTTATCTATAACTAGAAATTTGCTTTGCAACAGCTGTCTAATAATCACCATAAAAGGGGTAATGCAAAGATCTACATTGCTAAATATAGAAAAGCATATACAAAGGTCGATAATAGAACACCAAAGCTATGCTTGCAAAAGGCGGACTAAGTTAACTCAAATGGCTTAGAATGAGTTAACTAGAACATTGGAGATTGTGAGACTTTAAAAAAGGATAAAGTCACACCATTTAGAGAAGCAGAATGGTCAACAATTACCTGGCGAGATGGAACACTGCTACTAAACTCATTCTCTCCATCTTCTTTTCCAGGAATATATGCAAGAACGACCAAAGTATCACCAAATGGAGCAAGTCCTGAAATGAAATAGGTGGTCTGGAAAGAAGCGACAATATCCACCTGATTAATACTGGACATAGGGATATGCCTATATGCCCCATTAATTCCCTTGTTTTCATTTGCCCTTATGGATGCAATTTTTACATAAGTTCCCCAACCAATCACCAGGAGTGTATCATCCTGAAAGCAACCAACCAACTATAAGGTACTGGATTTTGTAACAAATAGCACCACATTACCAGAATATGTAAGAATTAGCATAGACATAGCAAAAAATAGACAGGAtaattctttcttctctttttcctgCTCTTCCCTCAGAGAAAGCAAAGTTTAAAGTGGAGGCAGTGGAACAACCTCAAAGTGTATTGTTCTTTACTGACCTGCCATACTAAGTGGGGGCGCAGAATCTCAGCGCGAGGACTTCCTCGTGGTCTTTCAATAAATGTGATACGTTGATCATTAGCAGAATCATAGACTTTTACACCAGCATCATTAGCCCAGGCAATAAGACTACTTCTCCACTTCACTGCGTGAATAGGACCCTCACCAGAGTGTAGAACCtacaaaagaaaagcaaattttAGTAAAGAAATCAAAAACCTTGGAAATAATTTTAACTCATTTGAACCATGAGAGATACTTCAATGCATAAGGAAAGCGCACCTGGTCACGAAAACCAATCCACTTTTTCACATTAAAATACAAATGACCTGCTAGCCCACCAGCTACAAATCTTCttgatgattttcttgaatAATCTGGATCTAAAGCAATGGCCTTCATGGGGCGATGATAGTCAAACTTCAATCTCTCATCAGAGAATACGCAATTTATTACAACTGACCCATCATCTGAGCAGCTTCCAACAAATTCACCTTCTATATCAAAGCAAAGGTCATTGACAGCAGCTGTGTGAGCAGGGAATTCCTTTACCTGTCCATGAGAGATATAACTCTTCAGTACAAACTTCAAGCAGTTGACATCTCAACATTCACCAGGGTCTCAATTAGTAGATAATTGCATCTTCCAAGGTGGAAGCAATTTCCCAGATTTAGCTCAATTTGAGGCCACAAAAAGTAATTCAAGTAattagaaacacatttcttttGACAGCAAGTCATATGCTAGCTAATCAAAAGCAAGTCCCTACATAAGACCAAATTCTTAGACAAAGTAGATTTTTGAGAACATGGTGATCTCTGAAAGCTTTTCCTTGCGTTGAGAAAAATGACCCTGCGCGGACTTAGATTTGATTAATCACAGAAAAGGATTTGTACCTCCACTGAACTCCTCTAAGTTTCAATCACAGGACAATCAGTTTTTCAGGCCAGTGATTTAGAAGCTGAAAGCAGAAGAATATTTTCACCAAGCATTAACTCAGTCAGCTCAATAAAGATTGTTTTCTCTATAATTTGGTTATAAAGCATTCTACAGCTAAAGCCACAAAGTACCAACTAATTATCAGCTCTGATCTAAAAGCCATGAGCACACCGCCGGGAGGACATTATAATAtccaaaagaaattcaaattgcACGAATTATACCACCATCTAACTAAATTCTCCAAAAAGTTCAGCTGAATTTTAGctcaaacaacaaaaataaaactcaAATAAATCAATTCAGCAGAAGAGAaagagaaataaccaaaattaaaCGACATATTTACTTGATTGCCAAGAAAATCAAGAATGTAAACTAATCCAGCATGAGTGCCGAGGGCGATCATACGCTCAGCGACAGCGATACAAGAAGCGGCGTCGCTGGAGAGAAGCGACGGCACACTACCTCCCATTCTCTGATACTTTAACCTaggctcctcctcctcctcctcctcttctccATCTTCAACCTCTTCCGaatcctcctcttcttcttcctcttcctctctctcATCATCACCTTCGACTCCATTCTCCGACGGTTTGGCAGCCATACCTACACCAAATCAATGGAGTTTAACTAAGTAATCGCGGCGGGGGAGAACGGAGGACAGCAGAGGACAACGGTGGTGAAAGgtgaaagaaagaaatgagAACTTGATTTTCTGGCGAGGCAAGAGtggtttaatttaatttaattaatttaaatggggggtaataatgaaaataaagaaaatttatgaggtaaaaaacaaaagagcCGAGACGACTACTGTAGGACTGAGTGACACTTGGCTTTGGGTTCTTGTGTTTGGCTTGGGACTGGGGATTGGGGAGTGGGGAATGGGTTTTCAATTGTTTTCTTCAGTTTTCTTGATCTTTTTTTGTTGGCAAATAGTTATTGGCTTTTATGTCATTATCCCTTTATTGTCAAATTATTATTCGAGTGGGgtaagattaattttttatgtagGGTTTCAATAATTTGAATTTGTTGTGACGAGATGAtacatttcttcctttttctttttcaaaggaaaggagaaaaaaatgcgACTATTGGCGTAAAGGgggaaaattaacaaataaatattattaaaaacaatcaaataggTATAATGTACCTGAGTCCTACAACCTGAAGACCGTACAACCCCAACTGAAATAATGctttttgaaatattatttgaaataattattgtagcatttttttgtaatttgatatatgtgaagtaAAAAAGTGAATTGGAAAATgggtttatgatgcaagcgaaatattatgtaaaataattcagcaatccaaacacactccgTGATTTTATGCCTAGAAGCAAAGTGCTACTAATAGATTATGCATTCCCGTACATAGATACAAAGAGAAAAATCTGAAATATGCTAAAATAGATCATCATCATTTACCAAAAGAGGcagttaaaataatcaaagtcaAAAGATTGACAAAAACTGAAAGGAGAAAGCTGAGAAGAACTGTACTGATGCAATGAGCTTTGGATAGAAAAGGGATCTGGAATGGATTAGGAGGTAAGAGGGAAAGACTATGAAttcatttggattgctattttaaAGTGTTTTTGCAGAAAATATACTGCGGCGATTTGATGCATATAAAGTAAaggataattaaaaaatatgtttacgggaaatgtaaaatttttcttATAGAAAACAGCAATGCAAGCTAGAATTTGATGTCCTTGGACTTTCTGTGGTTCAATCTTAACGCTTTTGGAACCTTGAATATGAAGTTCACAAAGGGCTAAGTAGCAAGAATAGTACATGAATGCTGCTAAGTACCAAGGACTGAAGT is drawn from Coffea arabica cultivar ET-39 chromosome 1c, Coffea Arabica ET-39 HiFi, whole genome shotgun sequence and contains these coding sequences:
- the LOC113727118 gene encoding vacuolar protein sorting-associated protein 41 homolog, whose translation is MAAKPSENGVEGDDEREEEEEEEEDSEEVEDGEEEEEEEEPRLKYQRMGGSVPSLLSSDAASCIAVAERMIALGTHAGLVYILDFLGNQVKEFPAHTAAVNDLCFDIEGEFVGSCSDDGSVVINCVFSDERLKFDYHRPMKAIALDPDYSRKSSRRFVAGGLAGHLYFNVKKWIGFRDQVLHSGEGPIHAVKWRSSLIAWANDAGVKVYDSANDQRITFIERPRGSPRAEILRPHLVWQDDTLLVIGWGTYVKIASIRANENKGINGAYRHIPMSSINQVDIVASFQTTYFISGLAPFGDTLVVLAYIPGKEDGENEFSSSVPSRQGNAQRPEVRVVTWNNDELATDALPVHGYEHYKAKDYSLAHAPFSGSSYAGGQWAAGDEPLYYIVSPKDVVIAKPRDTEDHISWLLQHGWHEKALAAVEAGQGRSELLDEVGTRYLDHLIVERKYAEAASLCPKLLRGSASAWERWVFHFAHLRQLPVLVPYIPTENPRLRDTVYEVALVALATNPSFHKDLLSTVKSWPPVIYSASPVISAIESQLNTSSATDPLKEALAELYVIDGQYEKAFSLYADTMKPDIFDFIEKHNLHDSIREKVAQLMMIDCKRATSSLIQHINLIPPPDVVSQLIAARDKCDWRYFLHLYLDSLFVANPVTGRDYHDMQVELYADYDPKMLLPFLRSSQHYTLETAYEICAQRGLLRQQVFILGRMGNSKQALALIINNLGDIEEAVEFVSMQHDDELWEELIKQCLDKPEMVGVLLEHTVGNLDPLHIVSMLPDGLEIPRLRDRLVKIITDYRTETSLRHGCNDILKADCVNLLIKYYKEARRAIYFSNEENEIRAKRDETKASYLGERVAGMKSMEVKSKTRGGARCCMCFDPFPIQEASIVAFFCCHAYHTTCLMESLNSVTSKKEPKTSPKEVLAYYEYENGDVDEDEDDASSSGAPQMRCILCTTAAG